The following DNA comes from Mucilaginibacter jinjuensis.
ATAGTTCTCTATACCTTCACCATACACGGCCTGGCCCCTGAAAACATCTCCCTTGCCTAATTTAAGGTTGGTGCTGAAGTTTAAGCCCCAGCCAAATGTACCGCCGGATAAATCGTACTGATCATTATTTTGATCTTCCCAATTGATCCTGCGAACAATACCGGCTAATTCTACATAACCCCATTTGGCACCTTGCCGAAATTCGGCCGAAAAATCCGGTAATGGGAACCGTGTGTTAACACCTTTTAGTTCAATACGGTCTGAATATACACCCTGGTCAGCGCTTGCTCCTGGTCTCTCTAAAGCAAAAGTCAGTTTGGTGTCACCCTGGATAGGCATGTACCGTATTTGCAGATTGCGGAAGAAAACCATCCCCGAAGGCCCCCAATATTCTAATGTGTTTGGGAATACATCAATATCCATAAAGGGGCTCCAGTATTGCCCAACCCCAAACTTGCCGAGTTCGGCATAAGCGTGTCTTAAACGAAAGGTTGTTTGCCCTGCGTCAACACCTGTGCCGAATAGCTCGAACTCGAAAGTGGTTTTTAACTCACCCAATGGGGTGTCGAAATAGTTTTTGAATCCAAGCCTGGTTTGCCGTACAGAGAAATATGTATTACCGTTTGTACCATATTGGTTTGCATAAGATGGCAACTGTGTTGGCCTAACCACATCAAACCAATTGGGGTTAATCTGATTAAAAT
Coding sequences within:
- a CDS encoding DcaP family trimeric outer membrane transporter, translated to MKIPLSNETKMACMTTAFLLVVTGVSRAQNTTPPPPPEKQKSMEIYGFIQTDAGYDFNQINPNWFDVVRPTQLPSYANQYGTNGNTYFSVRQTRLGFKNYFDTPLGELKTTFEFELFGTGVDAGQTTFRLRHAYAELGKFGVGQYWSPFMDIDVFPNTLEYWGPSGMVFFRNLQIRYMPIQGDTKLTFALERPGASADQGVYSDRIELKGVNTRFPLPDFSAEFRQGAKWGYVELAGIVRRINWEDQNNDQYDLSGGTFGWGLNFSTNLKLGKGDVFRGQAVYGEGIENYMNDAPVDIGIKNQLSNPTQPVKGVTLPIVGIVAFLDHTWSPKFTTSLGYSMDKISNSDAQTPDAFKRGQYAAVNLLYTPVKNVMAGVEYQYGSRDNFSDGFSSHISKVQFSFKYNFSQVFYKH